The Megalops cyprinoides isolate fMegCyp1 chromosome 19, fMegCyp1.pri, whole genome shotgun sequence genome has a window encoding:
- the ep300b gene encoding histone acetyltransferase p300 isoform X3: MADNVLDSGPPSAKRPKLSSPALSVSASDGNDFGSLFDLEHDLPDELINSTELGLPNGGDLSQLHTSLGGGGVASGGQDAAAKHKQLSELLRSGGPPASAQQGAGGSPGGGSMGLLGSMNASPGPPGLGQQQQQQHPSPQQAGMMQQAGMVGVGGLNRGMMGAQKGNGQQQAPTPQGLMGGQVMNGSPRMSYSNPGMGSNSNLLAETLQQQQQQQQQPGGQQLGAAGQTALRAQQPGALNKMGMMGNPGPYGGPYGQSTGQGMGGAGLGPQLQNKQGLPNSMAQFNLDKKTPPVQGMAGMASQQPPAVVPGATGAGGAGGMLPSAPSAQGGLGSVSAASAVAPPTADPEKRKLIQQQLVLLLHAHKCQRREQANGEVRQCNLPHCRTMKNVLNHMTHCQAGKSCQVAHCASSRQIISHWKNCTRHDCPVCLPLKNAGDKRNQQSLLGSAAVGLGSSLGAVPGGQPSASNLNPPSQIDPSSIERAYAALGLTYQGNQMAPQPAQTSLPNQGLQGQPGMRSLNAIAGGNPMGVNGGVGVQPPNQQSNLLPDTMLHTNINSQNLMNDSSGVGNMGSMPTATPPSSTGMRKSWHEDITQDLRNHLVHKLVQAIFPTPDPAALKDRRMENLVAYARKVEGDMYESANSRAEYYHLLAEKIYKIQKELEEKRRMRLEKQGMMPTQPNLPPSALAQGPPGLGQPPLAPGQPPNGPHSDPSLVRPTVPNQMVNRMQNPAGMNQFGQMGMQAPGMRSSLPLQLGTPLNQMGMGPARMGQPNVAPLQSQYLPPGQFPGSGPVGMAQPGTQGGMAQTQMPTPPSLPVNSPVAQPGSVGGAGGGASVGSMGPGSVGPASSLPPSSNSSQPNSHPHCPPLRQNSPSPARSLTPTPHHTPPGLAGSQTPQPQTPNPPQLAPPAPQPQLPQPMGPGMSSDKSAQLQQQQQLGGGASGTPQSGLAVSAPTPSAPLPPQLPRTPLSQKSSLTADGQASTPASVSSADTSSQQAPPDATASLDPKMEVKQQDEDEGETEGKASGKMGATQAEMKSEEKPEIKKEESAGDGCKVEPMETSSGAMGEDRKPEMKVEPKGEEEGSGSSGTHSSPASAQNKRKIFKPEELRQALMPTLEALYRQDPESLPFRQPVDPQLLGIPDYFDIVKNPMDLSTIKRKLDTGQYQEPWQYVDDIWLMFNNAWLYNRKTSRVYKYCSKLAEVFEQEIDPVMQGLGYCCGRKLEFSPQTLCCYGKQLCTIPRDAAYFSYQNRYHFCEKCFNEIQGESVSLGDDPSQPQTSISKDQFERKKNDTLDPELLVECIDCGRKMHQICVLHNDTIWPSGFVCNGCLKKSNKTRKENKYAAKRLPQTKLGSFLETRVNEFLRRQSHPDSGDVTIRVVHVSDKVVEVKPGMKARFVDSGEMAESFPYRTKALFAFEDIDGADVCFFGMHVQEYGSDCPPPNQRRVYISYLDSVHFFQPRHLRTGVYHEILIGYLEYVKKLGFTTGHIWACPPSEGDDYIFHCHPVDQKIPKPKRLQEWYKKMLDKAVTERIVHDYKDIFKQATEDRLTSAKELPYFEGDFWPNVLEESIKELEQEEEERKREENSTSSESIDATKGDSKNAKKKNSKKTSKNKSSLSRANKKKPGMPNVSNDLSQKLYATMEKHKEVFFVIRLIAGPTANSLPPIVDPDPLMACDLMDGRDAFLTLARDKHLEFSSLRRAKWSSMCMLVELHNQSQDRFVYTCNECKHHVETRFHCTVCEDYDLCITCYNVKGHEHKMEKLGLGLDDESNSQATAATQSPGDSRRLSIQRCIQSLVHACQCRNANCSLPSCQKMKRVVQHTKGCKRKTNGGCPICRQLIALCCYHAKHCQENKCPVPFCLNIKHKLRQQQLQHRLQQAQMLRRRMASMQRTGQPAAGGGGGGGGGLPSPGNNGTTAPSTPTSGGTQPPTPQTPTQPSLPPMPQPGVGVGGLPGQQQQQQQQLQQQMPQQGGVPQHHLHHHLQQMPGGGMMSSPQQPQMMPQVPGQQPQPPSAQQLQHANSLPPYTPRHPGSSPHSQSQGKPGLGPATPPQQQQAAPPQIPQQPNPGQSPMAQQPQQQQQPAGPPPAAVEIAMKIQRVAETQRKMAQVQILQRQVAQAAGMMPPHPHHQPPQPQAQMGMSHPGGGMVGAPGLPPQAQAAAAARAHMEQQQQQQQPPQGMMVGAGMQQQQPPQAATQNQLPPQVQLQQQGGPQLQPPQQPQQQQWGSPAMPPQQRPGMMGQMGHPGMVAAQQQVPQQQQVPQQPQQQQPQVGRSGVMGAAGGVQGVANLPQAALQELLHALRSPSSPLQQQQVLNILRSNPQLMAAFIKQRASKYKGAGGPGGPGGPGGLPGAMGGQPVNVNPGAAAAGMHLGQGVGMPAMAQLQQQQQQQQLQQQRPLLGGGLQQQQVAALQQQQQQQQQQQQQQQPGGMQGQGPSMANINPQFREMLMRRHLQQQQQQQQQQQQQMSNHAQFQQPQPPQQQQGYLGQPGMPPQQPGQPQPGGPQQGGQPGQQPPQGYPGSVSQQQAAAAVLQQRLQQHQHHLQMQQQQQQQQQNAMVGLAGADGGPGGAGGGPPQQQQQPQPPPQPGPQPTSSQAMLQQAIHQRLLQQQQQHLGGGSPAQHSSPMSPQQQQMSQPLPSSLSSQVRSPQPSPRPQSQPPHSSPSPRMQPQPSPHHISPQTQTGSPHPGHLPQHHPGMVVPPPQPPPQQQQQNQNPSSMDPGPFGADQNAMLSQLGGMGGLHGPGPADMLAGGSQDLGANINHSTLDIM, translated from the exons ATTTCGGTTCCCTGTTTGACCTGGAGCACGACCTCCCCGACGAGCTCATCAACTCCACAGAGCTGGGCCTGCCCAATGGCGGCGACCTCAGCCAGCTGCACACGAgcctgggaggagggggcgtGGCCAGCGGCGGCCAGGACGCAGCCGCCAAGCACAAGCAGCTCTCGGAGCTCCTGCGGTCGGGTGGCCCGCCAGCCTCGGCCCAGCAGGGCGCGGGCGGCAGCCCCGGCGGGGGCTCCATGGGGCTCCTGGGCAGCATGAACGCCTCCCCCGGACCCCCGGGCctggggcagcagcagcagcagcagcacccctcGCCCCAGCAGGCGGGTATGATGCAGCAGGCCGGCATGGTGGGCGTGGGCGGCCTGAACAGGGGCATGATGGGAGCCCAGAAGGGGAACGGACAGCAGCAGGCGCCCACGCCCCAAGGCCTGATGGGGGGTCAGGTGATGAACGGCTCTCCGAGGATGAGCTACTCGAACCCTGGGATGGGGAGCAACAGTAACCTGCTGGCAgagacactgcagcagcagcagcaacagcagcagcagccaggaggCCAGCAGCTGGGAGCTGCAGGACAGACTgcactgagagcacagcagcctGGAGCACTGAACAAG ATGGGAATGATGGGTAACCCGGGTCCCTATGGTGGCCCCTACGGTCAGTCCACAGGCCAGGGTATGGGCGGGGCCGGGCTGGGCCCGCAGCTCCAGAACAAGCAGGGACTGCCCAACAGCATGGCCCAGTtcaacctggacaagaagaCGCCGCCTGTACAGGGGATGGCTGGCatg GCCTCCCAGCAACCCCCCGCAGTAGTTCCTGGAGCGACAGGAGCCGGCGGTGCCGGGGGGATGCTGCCCTCCGCCCCCAGCGCCCAGGGCGGCCTCGGATCGGTTTCGGCAGCCTCGGCCGTGGCACCCCCAACCGCCGACCCGGAGAAGCGCAAGCTgatccagcagcagctggtcCTCCTGCTCCACGCCCACAAGTGCCAGCGGCGGGAGCAGGCCAACGGGGAGGTGCGGCAGTGCAACCTGCCCCACTGCCGCACCATGAAGAACGTCCTCAACCACATGACCCACTGCCAGGCTGGCAAGTCCTGCCAGG tGGCGCACTGTGCCTCGTCCCGACAGATCATCTCTCACTGGAAGAACTGCACGCGACACGACTGTCCCGTCTGCCTGCCGCTCAAGAACGCCGGGGACAAGAGGAACCAGcagt CTCTCTTGGGCAGTGCAGCAGTTGGCCTGGGCAGTTCTCTCGGGGCTGTTCCAGGAGGCCAGCCCAGCGCCTCCAACCTCAACCCGCCCAGCCAGATTGACCCCAGCTCCATCGAGCGGGCCTACGCTGCCCTGGGCCTCACTTACCAGGGCAACCAGATGGCGCCACAGCCTGCCCAGACCTCACTGCCCAACCAGGGGCTGCAGGGCCAGCCTGGCATGAGGTCGCTCAACGCCATTG CAGGAGGGAACCCCATGGGTGTGAATGGAGGAGTCGGGGTTCAGCCCCCAAACCAGCAGTCGAACCTCCTGCCGGACACCATGCTGCACACCAACATCAACTCGCAGAA cctgATGAATGACAGCAGTGGGGTGGGCAACATGGGCTCCATGCCCACGGCCACCCCACCCTCCAGCACGGGCATGAGGAAGAGCTGGCACGAGGACATCACCCAGGACCTGCGCAACCACCTGGTGCACAAACT AGTGCAGGCCATCTTCCCCACGCCAGACCCCGCAGCCCTGAAGGACAGGCGCATGGAGAACCTGGTGGCCTACGCCCGCAAGGTGGAGGGGGACATGTACGAGTCGGCAAACAGCAGG GCGGAGTACTACCACCTCCTGGCGGAGAAGATCTATAAGAtccagaaggagctggaggagaagcgGCGGATGCGGCTGGAGAAGCAGGGAATGATGCCCACGCAGCCCAACCTGCCCCCCTCAGCCCTGGCACAGGGGCCTCCGGGCCTCGGGCAGCCCCCGCTGGCCCCCGGACAGCCCCCGA ATGGCCCTCACTCGGACCCGTCCCTCGTACGACCCACGGTGCCCAACCAGATGGTGAACAGGATGCAGAACCCTGCCG GGATGAACCAGTTTGGTCAGATGGGGATGCAGGCCCCGGGTATGAggtcctccctccctctgcagctcgGCACACCCCTCAACCAG atggGCATGGGGCCAGCCAGAATGGGTCAGCCCAATGTAGCTCCGCTGCAGAGCCAGTACCTGCCTCCTGGACAGTTCCCCGGATCGGGCCCAGTGGGCATGGCACAGCCCGGGACACAGGGCGGCATGGCTCAG acTCAGATGCCGACACCCCCTTCGCTCCCCGTCAACAGTCCAGTGGCGCAGCCGGGGTCggtgggaggggcggggggtggggcgTCTGTGGGCTCCATGGGGCCTGGCAGCGTCGGCCCCGCCTCCAGTCTGCCCCCGTCCTCCAACTCCTCGCAGCCTAACTCCCACCCGCACTGTCCTCCCCTCCGCCAGAACTCGCCCTCCCCGGCTCGCAGCCTCACCCCGACCCCCCACCACACGCCTCCCGGGTTGGCAGGCTCGCAGACCCCCCAGCCCCAGACTCCAAACCCCCCCCAGCTGGCTCCTCCGGCCCCCCAGCCGCAGTTGCCTCAGCCAATGGGGCCAGGAATGAGCTCGGATAAATCcgcccagctgcagcagcagcagcagttggGAGGCGGAGCCTCGGGGACGCCCCAGTCCGGGCTGGCTGTCTCTGCGCCCACCCCCAGCGCTCCCCTGCCACCCCAGCTCCCACGCACTCCG TTGTCCCAGAAGTCCTCGCTGACTGCGGACGGCCAGGCCTCCACGCCAGCCTCCGTCAGCAGCGCGGACACGAGCTCCCAGCAGGCTCCGCCCGACGCCACTGCCTCCCTCGACCCCAAGATGGAGGTCAAACAGCAGGACGAGGATGAGGGCGAGACCGAGGGGAAGGCCTCTGGAAAGATGGGCGCGACGCAAGCAGAAATGAAGAGCGAGGAGAAGCCAGAG ATAAAGAAGGAAGAATCGGCAGGTGACGGATGCAAGGTGGAGCCCATGGAGACGTCGTCGGGGGCGATGGGTGAAGACAGGAAGCCAGAGATGAAGGTGGAGCCtaaaggggaagaggagggatcAGGGTCGTCAGGCACTCACAGCTCTCCGGCCAGCGCTCAGAACAAGAGGAAAA TCTTCAAGCCCGAAGAGCTGCGGCAGGCCCTCATGCCCACCCTGGAGGCGCTGTACCGCCAGGACCCTGAGTCCCTGCCCTTCCGGCAGCCTGTGGACCCCCAGTTACTGGGAATACCC GACTACTTTGACATAGTGAAGAACCCCATGGACCTGTCCACCATCAAGCGGAAGCTGGACACGGGGCAGTACCAGGAGCCCTGGCAGTACGTGGACGACATCTGGCTCATGTTTAACAACGCCTGGCTCTACAACCGCAAGACCTCCCGCGTCTACAAGTACTGCTCCAAGCTGGCCGAGGTGTTCGAGCAGGAGATCGACCCCGTCATGCAGGGCCTGGGCTACTGCTGCGGgaggaag ctggAGTTTTCCCCCCAGACTCTGTGCTGCTATGGGAAGCAGCTCTGCACCATCCCACGCGACGCTGCTTATTTCAGCTACCAGAACAG GTACCACTTCTGTGAGAAGTGTTTCAACGAAATCCAGGGCGAGAGCGTGTCCCTGGGGGATGACCCCTCCCAGCCTCAAAC ATCCATCAGTAAAGACCAGTTTGAGAGGAAGAAGAACGACACACTGGACCCTGAACT ACTCGTGGAATGTATCGACTGTGGTCGTAAAATGCACCAGATCTGCGTCCTGCACAACGACACCATATGGCCGTCGGG CTTTGTCTGCAATGGCTGCCTGAAGAAGTCCAATAAGACAAGAAAGGAGAACAAGTATGCGGCAAAAA GGCTGCCCCAGACGAAACTGGGAAGCTTCCTGGAGACGCGGGTGAACGAGTTCCTCAGGAGACAGAGCCACCCGGACTCTGGTGATGTCACTATCCGTGTGGTCCACGTCTCTGACAAGGTGGTGGAAGTCAAACCAGGCATGAAGGCCAG GTTTGTGGACAGCGGGGAGATGGCGGAGTCCTTCCCGTACAGGACGAAGGCGCTGTTTGCGTTCGAGGACATCGATGGTGCCGACGTCTGCTTCTTCGGCATGCACGTGCAGGAGTACGGCTCGGACTGCCCGCCGCCCAACCAGAG ACGGGTGTACATCTCCTATCTGGACAGTGTCCACTTCTTCCAGCCACGCCACCTGCGTACAGGAGTCTACCACGAGATCCTCATCGGGTACCTGGAGTACGTCAAGAAGCTGGG GTTTACAACGGGGCACATTTGGGCCTGTCCCCCCAGCGAAGGGGACGACTACATCTTCCACTGTCACCCTGTCGACCAGAAGATCCCCAAGCCCAAGCGCCTGCAGGAGTGGTACAAGAAGATGCTGGACAAAGCTGTGACAGAGCGCATTGTACACGACTATAAG GACATCTTCAAGCAGGCGACGGAGGACAGACTGACCAGTGCCAAGGAGCTGCCCTACTTCGAGGGGGACTTCTGGCCCAACGTGCTGGAGGAGAGCATcaaggagctggagcaggaggaggaggagaggaagagagaggagaacagcaCCTCCAGCGAGAGCATCGAC GCCACCAAAGGGGACAGTAAGAACGCCAAGAAGAAGAACAGCAAGAAGACGAGCAAGAACAAGAGCAGCCTGAGCCGAGCCAACAAGAAGAAGCCGGGCATGCCCAACGTGTCCAACGACCTGTCCCAGAAGCTCTACGCCACCATGGAGAAGCACAAGGAG GTGTTCTTCGTCATACGTCTGATCGCGGGCCCCACGGCCAACTCCCTCCCGCCCATCGTGGACCCGGACCCCCTGATGGCGTGCGACCTGATGGACGGGCGGGACGCCTTCCTGACGCTGGCGCGGGACAAGCACCTGGAGTTCTCCTCGCTGCGACGCGCCAAGTGGAGCTCCATGTGCATGCTGGTGGAGCTGCACAACCAGAGCCAGGACCGCTTCGTCTACACCTGCAACGAGTGCAAGCACCATGTGGAGACCCGCTTCCACTGCACCGTCTGCGAG GACTATGACCTCTGCATCACCTGCTACAACGTTAAGGGCCACGAGCACAAGATGGAGAAGCTGGGCCTGGGTCTGGATGACGAGAGCAACAGCCAGGCGACGGCTGCGACTCAGAGCCCCGGTGACTCCCGCCGCCTCAGCATCCAGCGCTGCATCCAGTCGCTGGTGCACGCCTGCCAGTGCCGCAACGCCAACTGCTCGCTGCCGTCCTGCCAGAAGATGAAGCGGGTGGTGCAGCACACCAAGGGCTGCAAGCGCAAGACCAACGGCGGCTGCCCCATCTGCAGGCAGCTCATCGCCCTCTGCTGCTACCACGCCAAGCACTGCCAGGAGAACAAGTGCCCCGTGCCCTTCTGCCTCAACATCAAGCACAAGCtccggcagcagcagctgcagcaccgGCTGCAGCAGGCGCAGATGCTCCGCCGCAGAATGGCCAGCATGCAGCGGACGGGCCAGCCCGccgcaggaggaggaggaggtggcggCGGGGGGCTACCGTCGCCCGGGAACAACGGCACCACTGCCCCCAGCACGCCCACGTCAGGAGGcacccagccccccaccccgcagACCCCCACCCAGCCCAGCCTGCCCCCCATGCCCCAGcccggggtgggggtgggaggccTCcccggccagcagcagcagcagcagcagcagctccagcagcagatgCCCCAGCAGGGTGGAGTGCCCCAGCatcacctccaccaccacctgcaGCAGATGCCCGGCGGGGGCATGATGAGCTCCCCCCAGCAGCCGCAGATGATGCCCCAGGTCCCAGGTCAGCAGCCCCAGCCTCCCTCCGCCCAGCAACTCCAGCACGCCAACAGCCTCCCCCCATACACGCCCCGTCACCCGGGCTCCTCCCCGCACTCCCAGTCCCAGGGGAAGCCGGGGCTGGGCCCAGCCACACCCCCCCAGCAACAGCAGGCTGCTCCGCCTCAAATCCCCCAGCAGCCCAACCCCGGCCAGTCCCCCATGGCCCAACaaccccagcagcagcagcagcccgcGGGCCCACCCCCTGCCGCCGTGGAGATCGCCATGAAGATCCAGCGTGTGGCCGAGACCCAGCGGAAGATGGCCCAGGTGCAGATCCTCCAGAGGCAGGTGGCGCAGGCGGCCGGCATGATGCCCCCgcacccccaccaccagcccCCGCAGCCCCAGGCCCAGATGGGCATGAGCCACCCGGGAGGAGGGATGGTGGGGGCGCCGGGACTGCCCCCCCAGGCGCAGGCGGCAGCCGCCGCCAGGGCCCAcatggagcagcagcagcagcagcaacagccgCCGCAGGGCATGATGGTGGGGGCGggcatgcagcagcagcagcccccgCAGGCCGCGACGCAGAACCAGCTGCCCCCCcaggtgcagctgcagcagcaggggggCCCCCAGCTGCAgcccccccagcagccccagcagcagcagtggggcAGCCCGGCGATGCCTCCCCAGCAGAGGCCCGGCATGATGGGGCAGATGGGCCACCCGGGGATGGTGGCAGCCCAGCAGCAGgtcccccagcagcagcaggtgccccagcagccgcagcagcagcagccccaggtGGGGCGGAGCGGGGTGATGGGCGCCGCGGGAGGGGTGCAGGGCGTGGCCAACCTGCCCCAGGCCGCCCTGCAGGAGCTTCTCCATGCCCTGCGCTCCCCCAGCTCCccgctgcagcagcagcaggtcctcAACATCCTGCGCTCCAACCCGCAGCTCATGGCCGCATTCATCAAGCAGCGCGCCTCCAAGTACAAAGGCGCGGGCGGCCCTGGGGGACCCGGGGGGCCCGGCGGACTCCCGGGAGCCATGGGCGGCCAGCCGGTCAACGTGAACCCCGGAGCGGCCGCGGCGGGCATGCACCTGGGCCAGGGTGTGGGCATGCCCGCTATGgcccagctccagcagcagcagcagcagcagcagctacaacaacagcgccctctgctgggtGGAGgtctgcagcaacagcaggttGCGGCTctccagcaacagcagcagcaacagcagcagcagcaacaacagcagcagcccggGGGTATGCAGGGCCAGGGCCCCAGCATGGCCAACATCAACCCTCAGTTCAGAGAGATGCTGATGCGGAggcacctccagcagcagcagcagcagcagcaacagcagcagcagcagatgagCAACCACGCCCAGTTCCAgcagccccaacccccccagcagcagcagggctacCTAGGCCAGCCCGGCATGCCCCCGCAGCAGCCCGGCCAGCCCCAGCCGGGAGGGCCTCAGCAGGGAGGCCAGCCGGGGCAGCAGCCCCCCCAGGGCTACCCGGGCTCCGTCTCCCAGCAGCAGGCGGCCGCCGCCGTGCTCCAGCAGCGGCTccagcagcatcagcaccacctccagatgcagcagcagcagcagcagcagcagcagaacgCCATGGTGGGACTGGCGGGGGCTGACGGAGGGCCGGGCGGAGCGGGCGGAggccccccccagcagcagcagcagccccagcccCCCCCGCAGCCCGGCCCCCAGCCCACCTCCTCCCAGGCCATGCTGCAGCAGGCCATCCACCAGAggctcctgcagcagcagcagcagcacctgggCGGCGGCTCACCAGCCCAGCACAGCAGCCCCATGagcccccagcagcagcagatgtcCCAGCCGCTGCCCTCCTCGCTCAGCAGCCAGGTGCGCTCGCCCCAGCCCTCCCCGCGGCCCCAGTCCCAGCCGCCCcactccagcccctccccccgcaTGCAgccccagccctccccccaccacatCTCCCCCCAAACTCAGACGGGGTCCCCGCACCCGGGACACCTCCCCCAGCACCACCCTGGCATGGTGGTCCCCCCGCCCCAGCCGCcgccccagcagcagcagcagaaccagAACCCCAGCTCCATGGACCCGGGCCCCTTCGGCGCCGACCAGAACGCCATGCTGTCGCAGCTGGGCGGGATGGGGGGCCTGCACGGGCCCGGCCCGGCAGACATGTTGGCGGGCGGCAGCCAGGACCTCGGGGCAAACATTAATCACAGTACCTTAGACATCATGTag